In Candidatus Binatia bacterium, a single genomic region encodes these proteins:
- the aat gene encoding leucyl/phenylalanyl-tRNA--protein transferase — MPIYRLTQELLFPPPDHAEPDGLLAVGGDLSSERLLLAYRLGIFPWYGEGLPILWWSPDPRLIMEPRDFHASRRLRRTLRQGRFQVTFDRSFASVILACASVPRRDQDGTWITSEMQQAYIRLHELGYAHSVESWLEGNLVGGIYGVSLGKCFFGESMFSRETNASKAAMAMLVRHLSSWGFHMLDAQVTTRHLLNLGAKEVPRKVFLEKLRAALKFPTLRGKWEAQAEVQDSF; from the coding sequence ATGCCGATTTATCGTCTGACCCAAGAGCTTCTCTTTCCCCCGCCCGATCACGCGGAGCCCGACGGCCTGCTCGCCGTCGGCGGCGATCTTTCGAGCGAGCGGCTGCTCCTGGCTTACCGTTTGGGCATTTTTCCCTGGTATGGAGAGGGGCTTCCTATTCTCTGGTGGTCGCCGGACCCGCGGTTAATTATGGAACCTCGCGACTTTCACGCCTCGCGGCGGCTGCGCCGGACGCTGAGGCAAGGCCGCTTCCAAGTGACCTTCGATCGGTCATTCGCTTCCGTGATCCTCGCCTGTGCCTCGGTTCCGCGGCGAGATCAGGATGGGACCTGGATCACCAGCGAGATGCAGCAAGCATACATCCGGCTTCACGAGCTCGGTTACGCCCACTCGGTGGAGAGTTGGCTCGAAGGCAATTTGGTCGGAGGAATTTATGGGGTTTCCCTGGGGAAGTGTTTTTTTGGCGAGTCGATGTTCTCACGCGAGACCAATGCCTCCAAGGCGGCCATGGCCATGCTGGTCCGCCATTTATCGAGCTGGGGATTTCATATGCTGGATGCGCAGGTGACGACGCGTCATCTTCTCAACCTCGGCGCCAAAGAAGTGCCGAGAAAAGTCTTTCTGGAAAAATTGCGCGCGGCGCTCAAATTTCCCACGCTAAGAGGGAAGTGGGAGGCGCAGGCCGAGGTTCAGGATTCTTTCTAG